A genomic window from Ruminiclostridium cellulolyticum H10 includes:
- a CDS encoding condensation domain-containing protein has translation MKGIYKYNKNSYNKMIRSVTRYYNDYAKLLEKKFTDPQYLYNQEDRTGTFPANGHDIYNYVARYNMANLQIQAIMKLNGRLDFDKLKQAVRLSIIEEPVLGCRFIEDRKPYWKPLDNIDMINFCTLEEAEDMEQAIHNFIRGSIDLDKDPMVNVSLIRSSRTDVLAIKMNHACCDGIGTQEYIKLLADKYSNLDLKNDTFISEPRIAGRKDQDRMFAELGITNQDSIFIPGSDISVPTWPFPWEQSGSNTTLMSVSRLPAEHLESISKYAKSKGATVNDYILTAYYRAMLRMGRPIYGMPMEIPVTVDLRRYLPDHKTLAIRNFSGSVNTRLIMLINEPFDRTLKRVSNMMKKIKRGYPGLQSAIGLERLEKISFKDTLAYYQADTRKTQCTCPLYFGDKCVPTLSNLGILSKTLIKFGNNTVIDAFILPPVVRAPGLLLMTSTYNSVLTLAVGYYKSTVSKENIIKLLSIIKNELIQGYKS, from the coding sequence ATGAAAGGTATATATAAATATAATAAGAATAGTTACAACAAAATGATACGAAGTGTAACACGCTATTATAATGATTATGCTAAACTATTAGAAAAAAAGTTCACGGATCCGCAATATTTATATAATCAGGAAGATAGAACAGGAACTTTTCCAGCTAATGGGCATGATATTTACAATTATGTAGCACGATACAATATGGCAAATCTCCAGATTCAAGCCATAATGAAGCTGAATGGAAGGTTGGACTTCGATAAATTAAAACAGGCCGTAAGATTGTCAATAATTGAAGAGCCTGTTTTAGGATGCCGGTTTATTGAAGATAGGAAGCCTTATTGGAAACCATTGGATAACATTGACATGATCAATTTCTGTACTTTAGAAGAGGCTGAAGATATGGAGCAAGCAATTCATAATTTTATACGAGGTTCTATAGACCTTGATAAGGATCCAATGGTGAATGTAAGTCTCATACGCTCAAGTCGAACTGATGTTTTAGCTATAAAAATGAATCACGCTTGTTGTGATGGAATAGGAACACAGGAATATATAAAGCTTCTGGCAGACAAATATTCTAATCTTGATCTGAAGAATGATACCTTTATATCTGAGCCCAGAATAGCCGGGAGAAAGGACCAGGATAGGATGTTTGCGGAATTGGGTATAACAAATCAAGATTCAATATTTATACCCGGATCGGATATTTCTGTGCCTACATGGCCATTTCCCTGGGAGCAAAGCGGGTCTAATACTACCCTTATGTCAGTTTCCAGACTTCCTGCCGAGCATTTGGAGTCAATAAGTAAGTATGCCAAAAGCAAGGGTGCTACAGTTAATGATTATATCCTTACTGCTTATTATAGAGCAATGCTCCGAATGGGGCGGCCTATATACGGTATGCCCATGGAAATTCCAGTTACAGTTGATTTGCGTCGTTATCTTCCTGATCATAAAACCCTGGCAATAAGAAACTTTTCAGGTTCGGTAAACACCAGGCTTATAATGCTGATAAACGAACCCTTTGATAGAACTTTGAAAAGAGTTTCCAATATGATGAAAAAAATAAAAAGGGGGTATCCTGGTTTGCAAAGTGCTATTGGTCTGGAGCGCCTAGAAAAGATAAGCTTTAAAGATACACTTGCCTATTACCAGGCTGATACTAGGAAGACACAATGTACTTGTCCCCTTTATTTTGGTGATAAGTGCGTACCTACTTTATCCAATCTAGGCATTTTGTCAAAAACTTTAATAAAGTTTGGTAATAACACTGTAATTGACGCTTTTATTTTACCGCCCGTTGTGCGTGCACCAGGACTTTTACTAATGACAAGCACATACAACTCCGTTTTAACCCTTGCAGTCGGTTATTACAAGAGTACAGTCAGCAAGGAGAATATAATTAAGCTCCTTAGTATAATTAAAAATGAGCTTATTCAAGGATATAAAAGTTAA
- a CDS encoding SDR family NAD(P)-dependent oxidoreductase, whose product MINPIDLSGKNILVTGASSGIGKGIAIYLSKVGANIIMAARNEEKLKETYNELEPGNHSYYLIDLNNLDEIEGMIDNICSDGRKLNGIVHSAGISSTIPIQYIKLDNLKSIMSINFYSFIELVKHFSKRKYNDNGGSIVAISSISSKVGARGLAAYCASKGALDSSIRPIALELAAKNIRINSIAPGMIKSQIYDGLIELVNNNNFETDLKKRQIMGLGKPEDVASAAAFLLSDASKFITGTSIIVDGGYLAH is encoded by the coding sequence GTGATAAATCCAATAGATTTGAGTGGTAAAAATATATTGGTTACCGGAGCTTCCTCTGGAATCGGAAAAGGTATTGCCATATATTTAAGTAAAGTCGGTGCAAACATCATTATGGCTGCCAGAAATGAAGAGAAGTTGAAAGAAACATACAACGAGTTGGAACCCGGTAACCATTCCTATTACCTAATTGATTTAAACAATCTGGATGAAATAGAAGGCATGATAGATAATATATGTAGTGATGGGAGAAAACTTAACGGCATTGTACACTCTGCCGGTATCTCTAGCACAATTCCTATACAATATATAAAACTTGATAATTTAAAAAGTATTATGTCTATAAATTTTTATTCCTTTATAGAGCTTGTAAAACATTTTTCCAAAAGGAAGTATAATGACAATGGGGGCAGTATCGTAGCAATATCATCTATTTCAAGTAAAGTAGGTGCCAGGGGCTTGGCTGCTTACTGTGCAAGCAAAGGTGCCCTTGACAGTTCAATCAGACCAATTGCACTGGAACTTGCAGCAAAAAATATTCGAATTAACTCTATTGCACCCGGAATGATTAAATCCCAAATATATGATGGTTTGATTGAGCTTGTCAACAATAATAATTTTGAAACCGATCTGAAAAAGCGGCAAATCATGGGGCTGGGAAAACCCGAGGATGTCGCTTCCGCAGCCGCATTCCTTTTAAGTGATGCATCTAAGTTTATTACCGGCACATCTATTATAGTTGATGGAGGCTATTTGGCACACTAG
- a CDS encoding IS3 family transposase (programmed frameshift) has protein sequence MAKYSFEFKKQIVKAYLNGEGGYEYLAKQYDIPSFNNIKKWVLNYNAFGDEGLVRSRKQKKYSFEYKLHVVELYLTSEVSYQELAIQEGIRNPALIVKWVNDFRIAGPDALRPKKKGRKKPLSLKRKVTDTNATESIIVDTSAEYVKQLEDELLKLRIENAYLKELRRLRLEEENSSEKAARIVYSLRGDFKLKDILAVVGFPKATYMYWQKRFDRENPDKELEDKILEIHENNKNYGYRRMYGELRNQEFIVNKKKVQRIMQKLSLQVTSFTRKSRKYSSYKGKVGTVAPNRIRRRFNTHIPHQKITTDTTEFKYYEVDSKGHMTMHKLYLDPFMDMYNSEIVSFGIDKHPSAVNIMSALNKAIEITSDCPYRRTFHSDQGWAYQMKVYSHRLKEERIFQSMSRKGNCHDNSVMENFFGLLKQEIYYGVVYYSYEDLKNAIERYIKYYNEQRIKEKLGWLSPAQYRLRLLAA, from the exons ATGGCTAAATATTCTTTTGAATTTAAGAAACAAATTGTAAAAGCCTATCTAAATGGAGAAGGAGGATACGAGTATCTTGCAAAGCAGTATGATATCCCCTCGTTTAACAACATTAAGAAATGGGTCCTTAATTATAATGCTTTTGGCGACGAAGGTTTGGTGCGTTCTCGCAAACAAAAAAAATACTCTTTCGAATATAAACTTCATGTTGTAGAATTATATTTAACAAGTGAGGTTTCATATCAAGAGTTAGCTATTCAAGAAGGAATTCGTAATCCTGCACTGATTGTTAAGTGGGTGAACGATTTTCGGATTGCTGGTCCGGATGCTTTGAGACCTAAGAAGAAAGGTCGGAAGAAACCATTGAGCCTAAAAAGAAAAGTAACAGATACCAATGCAACTGAATCAATTATTGTTGATACTAGTGCTGAATATGTTAAACAGCTTGAAGATGAACTTTTAAAGTTACGTATAGAGAATGCCTATTTAAAAGAACTGAGGAGGCTGCGTTTAGAGGAGGAAA ACTCTTCTGAAAAAGCAGCGAGAATCGTCTACAGCCTCCGAGGAGATTTCAAACTAAAAGACATTCTCGCAGTAGTAGGCTTTCCTAAAGCAACATATATGTATTGGCAGAAAAGATTTGATAGAGAGAATCCAGACAAAGAACTGGAAGATAAGATATTGGAGATTCATGAGAATAATAAGAATTATGGATATCGTCGTATGTATGGTGAACTCAGGAATCAAGAATTTATAGTAAACAAGAAGAAAGTACAGCGAATTATGCAAAAGCTTAGTCTTCAAGTTACTTCTTTTACCAGAAAAAGTCGCAAGTACAGTTCTTATAAGGGAAAAGTTGGAACAGTTGCACCTAACAGAATCCGTAGACGTTTCAATACTCATATTCCACACCAGAAGATTACAACTGATACAACAGAGTTTAAATACTACGAAGTTGATTCCAAGGGACATATGACAATGCATAAGCTTTACCTGGATCCTTTTATGGATATGTACAATAGTGAAATAGTAAGTTTCGGTATTGATAAACATCCATCTGCAGTAAATATTATGAGTGCACTTAATAAAGCTATTGAAATCACATCTGATTGTCCTTATAGAAGAACATTCCATTCAGATCAAGGTTGGGCTTATCAGATGAAAGTATACTCACATCGTCTCAAAGAAGAACGGATTTTTCAAAGTATGTCTAGAAAAGGTAACTGCCATGATAATTCAGTAATGGAAAACTTCTTTGGTCTGCTAAAACAAGAGATATACTATGGAGTTGTGTACTACAGCTACGAGGACTTAAAAAATGCAATAGAACGATACATAAAGTATTATAACGAGCAAAGAATTAAAGAGAAACTAGGATGGCTGAGTCCTGCTCAATACAGACTTAGGCTCTTGGCTGCATAA
- a CDS encoding 3-oxoacyl-ACP synthase III family protein: MANGILKNVEIKGIACAVPERIVDNKEFFGVFGEESVQKFINMTGVKTRHVAFDEQCASDLCYIAAKNLMERLNWEASTIDALIFISQTPDYAVPATACVLQYRLGLSEECIAFDINLGCSAYVYGLWQAATMISTQNINRVLLLVGDTSNFGINPNDSATAMIFGDGGTATALEKTEGKDITYFLKTKGSGYKYIMVPAGHARNRNKTIMDKSECELSMNGADVFNFTITDVQKSLADFMADYSIGKNDVDMYVFHQANLFIIKHLVKKLGIPTEKVPISIDRFGNTSGESIPLTLVDALGSEQSDDTIKLLLCGFGVGLSYGAIYLEMKKSACMPMIYTDYYFDGVDKK, from the coding sequence TTGGCTAACGGTATATTGAAAAATGTAGAAATTAAGGGTATAGCGTGTGCAGTACCTGAGCGTATAGTGGATAACAAAGAGTTTTTCGGAGTATTCGGAGAGGAAAGCGTACAAAAGTTTATAAATATGACAGGTGTTAAAACAAGGCATGTAGCTTTTGACGAACAATGTGCTTCTGATTTATGCTACATTGCTGCTAAAAACCTCATGGAGAGGTTGAACTGGGAGGCTTCTACTATTGACGCTTTGATTTTCATTTCCCAGACACCTGATTATGCAGTACCGGCAACCGCATGTGTTCTGCAATATAGACTTGGGCTAAGTGAAGAATGTATAGCCTTTGACATAAACCTAGGATGTTCTGCTTATGTCTATGGGCTGTGGCAAGCCGCTACAATGATATCAACACAGAACATAAATAGGGTTCTTCTGCTTGTTGGAGATACCAGTAATTTCGGAATAAATCCAAATGACAGTGCAACTGCAATGATATTTGGTGATGGTGGAACAGCAACTGCTTTGGAAAAAACAGAAGGTAAAGATATTACATACTTTTTGAAAACCAAAGGCAGTGGCTATAAGTACATTATGGTACCAGCAGGCCATGCAAGAAATAGAAATAAAACCATAATGGATAAATCTGAGTGTGAATTGTCCATGAATGGAGCTGATGTTTTTAATTTTACTATAACTGATGTACAGAAGTCTTTGGCCGACTTTATGGCAGATTACTCTATCGGTAAAAATGATGTAGATATGTATGTGTTTCACCAAGCTAATCTATTTATTATTAAGCATTTGGTGAAGAAACTGGGTATTCCTACGGAAAAGGTGCCCATATCTATTGACAGATTCGGAAATACAAGCGGTGAATCTATTCCTCTGACTTTGGTTGATGCTTTGGGTTCAGAACAATCGGATGATACTATAAAACTGCTACTATGCGGTTTTGGCGTTGGCTTATCTTATGGAGCAATTTATCTGGAAATGAAAAAGTCCGCTTGTATGCCTATGATATACACTGATTATTATTTTGATGGGGTTGATAAAAAGTGA
- a CDS encoding phosphotransferase family protein, translated as MKKGKLLGSGVTAEVYEWGEDKVLKLYFNKYSNDDWVDHEAKVGYLVHESGIMSPAVFDKVEINGRKGIVFERIFGNSIIERLIIEPWELYNYVQQLAVLQYNIHKFSSNGLPTQKERFTSKIRASSSILRGRLKRILDYMESLPDGESICHGDLYFNNVILSGNKLVPIDWNSAYTGNPLGDVARTCLIIRPPNLSGVPDPMNMLTYYPRLLAHQVYVNEYIKLAKVKYEDIDAWMLPVAASRLKDNIPGEKKWLMKLIDKRLAQLR; from the coding sequence ATGAAAAAAGGAAAATTGCTTGGCAGTGGTGTAACTGCCGAGGTATATGAATGGGGAGAGGATAAGGTTTTAAAGCTATATTTCAATAAGTATAGTAACGACGACTGGGTAGATCATGAGGCGAAAGTTGGATATTTAGTGCATGAATCGGGTATAATGTCGCCAGCTGTATTTGATAAGGTTGAAATTAATGGACGTAAAGGAATAGTATTCGAAAGAATATTTGGTAATTCAATAATAGAGCGTCTCATAATAGAACCTTGGGAATTATATAATTATGTGCAGCAGCTGGCAGTCTTACAATATAATATTCATAAATTTTCGTCAAATGGGTTACCAACCCAGAAGGAAAGATTCACATCTAAAATAAGGGCCTCATCTTCTATACTTCGAGGAAGGCTGAAAAGAATATTAGACTATATGGAAAGTTTACCGGATGGTGAAAGTATTTGTCATGGCGACCTCTATTTTAATAATGTCATACTTTCAGGCAATAAATTAGTACCTATTGACTGGAATAGTGCCTATACAGGGAACCCATTAGGGGACGTTGCCCGGACATGCTTGATTATCCGTCCACCGAATCTTTCCGGAGTACCTGATCCAATGAATATGCTGACCTATTACCCCAGATTGCTGGCACATCAGGTTTACGTAAATGAGTATATAAAGCTTGCCAAGGTTAAGTATGAGGATATTGACGCATGGATGCTTCCAGTGGCTGCCTCAAGACTTAAAGACAATATACCGGGAGAGAAAAAGTGGCTAATGAAGTTAATCGATAAACGCTTGGCTCAATTAAGGTAA
- a CDS encoding phenylacetate--CoA ligase family protein, with protein MQYWNSTYECMSRDKMTEVQTKRLIDTVKKVYHNVPFYRSKMQKAGIEPGDIKSLEDLKKLPFTKKQDLRDTYPYGMFAVPMNEIVRIHASSGTTGKQTVVGYTRGDLDIWAEVVARSLYCAGANKESIVQVAYGYGLFTGGLGVHYGVEKIGASVIPASGGNTKRQLQIMKDFGTTILACTPSYALYLAEEMEEMGIDRSELRLKAGIFGAEPWSGNMRKKIETNLGIMAMDIYGLSEIMGPGVSIDCPCMCGLHVQEDHFIPEIINPETEEILPPGTYGELVFTTITKEGLPLVRYRTHDISSLNYEKCQCGRTLVRMSKVTGRSDDMLIIRGVNVFPSQIEHVLLEVGETAPYYLLIVDRVDNLDILEICVEMSQNMFSDEVKKVEDLEKKIKKEVESTLGINANVRLVEPKTIERSEGKANRVIDKRKIQYS; from the coding sequence ATGCAATACTGGAACTCAACATACGAGTGCATGTCGCGGGATAAAATGACCGAAGTTCAAACAAAAAGACTTATAGACACAGTTAAGAAGGTTTATCACAATGTACCCTTTTACCGGAGCAAAATGCAAAAAGCCGGTATTGAACCCGGAGACATAAAATCATTGGAGGACTTGAAAAAACTGCCATTTACCAAAAAACAGGATTTAAGGGATACTTATCCGTACGGGATGTTTGCCGTGCCGATGAATGAGATTGTAAGAATACATGCATCTTCTGGAACAACAGGGAAGCAAACGGTTGTAGGTTATACACGCGGGGATTTGGATATCTGGGCTGAGGTGGTTGCAAGGTCACTATATTGTGCAGGTGCCAATAAGGAATCTATAGTTCAAGTAGCATATGGTTATGGTTTGTTTACCGGAGGGCTTGGAGTCCATTACGGTGTTGAGAAAATAGGTGCATCGGTTATACCTGCCTCAGGAGGCAATACTAAACGCCAGTTACAAATAATGAAGGACTTCGGAACGACTATTCTGGCATGTACTCCATCATATGCACTTTATCTGGCAGAAGAAATGGAGGAAATGGGAATAGACCGCAGTGAATTAAGGCTCAAGGCCGGTATTTTCGGAGCGGAGCCTTGGTCGGGTAACATGAGAAAGAAAATAGAGACGAACTTGGGAATCATGGCAATGGACATATATGGACTTAGTGAAATAATGGGGCCTGGTGTGTCGATTGACTGCCCTTGCATGTGTGGTTTACATGTACAGGAAGACCATTTTATACCTGAAATAATAAATCCTGAGACAGAGGAAATTCTGCCTCCGGGAACATATGGAGAGCTTGTTTTCACAACCATTACCAAAGAAGGACTCCCATTGGTCAGATACAGGACACACGATATATCCTCGTTGAATTATGAGAAATGCCAGTGCGGGAGAACACTTGTCAGAATGAGCAAAGTTACAGGAAGAAGCGACGACATGCTTATAATAAGGGGTGTAAATGTGTTCCCGTCGCAAATTGAGCACGTACTTTTAGAGGTAGGTGAAACGGCACCCTATTATCTATTAATAGTGGACAGGGTTGATAATCTGGATATACTTGAGATATGTGTTGAAATGTCACAGAATATGTTTTCGGATGAAGTTAAGAAAGTTGAGGACCTTGAAAAGAAAATAAAGAAAGAAGTAGAAAGTACATTGGGAATTAATGCAAATGTCAGGCTTGTAGAACCAAAGACTATAGAAAGAAGCGAAGGTAAAGCGAATAGAGTGATAGATAAACGGAAAATTCAGTACAGTTAA
- a CDS encoding condensation domain-containing protein, whose amino-acid sequence MKFKLKPCNNKINMSKLPPTTGSYFRKLKKSLAKYSGINKLNFSNTVNSSEIIPANAYDICNYVAKYKTANFQIQAIMKLDGRLDFDKLVKAVRLSVDAEPVMGCGFIKKCSPYWKRFDDIDNINFCSIVETDNTEEAVQHFLESPLHMDNAPMFMVKLIRSGTHDTLGVKINHVCSDGAGAKEYIQLLSDIYSRIDDGDMEYTPNPSVRNREDHKNLLCALGKESLDTSWNLHEQVALPTWRFHWKNKRMGDTRFVVCKLPYGHIDILKNYAKSRNATINDLILTAIFRAMFKISKPPYGVPMDIPITIDLRKYLPDHKAQAIRNLSGGVVIKIGRKPHEPFEGTLSRIVSLTKYFKNKHPSVASTRMADYIEKMSFRQICSYFKALSHVNELESLSPFSFVDVCSPVLSNMGLISKSLIRFGKNVVTDAYIIPPVVRAPGILLVASTYNGIITLAVGYYKPSVRKSTMEGLLNKIKDELVEGCRQQP is encoded by the coding sequence ATGAAATTTAAATTAAAGCCATGTAATAATAAAATTAACATGTCCAAATTGCCTCCAACGACAGGAAGCTATTTTAGAAAACTTAAAAAGTCATTAGCGAAATACTCAGGTATTAATAAGCTGAACTTCAGCAATACAGTAAACAGTTCAGAAATTATACCGGCCAACGCATATGATATATGTAATTACGTTGCAAAATATAAAACGGCAAATTTTCAAATCCAGGCCATTATGAAACTAGATGGAAGATTAGACTTTGACAAGCTTGTAAAAGCAGTAAGATTGTCAGTTGATGCAGAACCAGTCATGGGATGCGGATTTATTAAGAAATGTTCACCATATTGGAAACGCTTTGATGATATTGATAATATAAATTTTTGTTCCATAGTTGAGACAGATAATACGGAAGAAGCTGTTCAACACTTCCTAGAAAGTCCTCTGCATATGGATAATGCCCCCATGTTTATGGTCAAACTCATACGTTCCGGGACACATGATACTTTGGGTGTGAAAATCAACCATGTATGCAGCGATGGTGCTGGTGCAAAAGAATATATACAACTTCTTTCGGATATTTATTCACGTATAGATGATGGAGATATGGAATATACTCCAAACCCGAGTGTACGCAATAGGGAGGATCATAAGAATCTATTATGTGCACTTGGCAAGGAAAGTCTGGATACTTCTTGGAATCTCCATGAGCAAGTAGCACTACCTACATGGAGGTTTCACTGGAAGAATAAACGAATGGGTGATACTCGTTTTGTGGTATGCAAACTCCCTTACGGGCATATAGATATACTGAAAAATTATGCTAAAAGCAGAAATGCTACAATCAACGACTTGATTCTAACCGCAATTTTTAGGGCTATGTTTAAAATATCCAAGCCTCCATACGGTGTACCAATGGATATTCCTATTACTATTGATTTGCGAAAGTACCTCCCTGATCATAAGGCTCAAGCAATAAGAAATCTCTCAGGCGGTGTTGTAATAAAAATAGGCAGAAAACCTCATGAACCCTTTGAAGGAACCTTATCAAGAATAGTGTCCTTAACAAAATACTTTAAAAACAAACATCCGAGCGTAGCAAGCACCAGAATGGCAGACTATATTGAAAAGATGAGTTTCCGCCAAATTTGCTCATACTTCAAGGCCCTATCTCATGTTAATGAACTAGAGTCACTAAGTCCTTTTTCTTTTGTCGACGTGTGCTCTCCTGTATTATCAAATATGGGCTTAATTTCAAAGTCTTTAATTAGATTCGGTAAGAATGTTGTAACTGATGCATATATCATCCCGCCTGTTGTACGTGCTCCCGGAATACTCCTTGTAGCCAGTACCTATAACGGTATCATTACTTTGGCAGTCGGTTATTACAAACCTTCAGTCCGCAAGAGTACTATGGAAGGGCTTCTTAATAAAATTAAAGATGAGCTGGTGGAAGGATGCAGGCAACAGCCATAA
- a CDS encoding PEP-utilizing enzyme, which translates to MFHKYSSLYWQWNESSSRVIGIIFEEGSPFDHVGIIAREMGIPALRGYRYF; encoded by the coding sequence ATTTTTCACAAGTACAGCAGTCTTTACTGGCAATGGAATGAAAGCAGTAGCAGGGTAATAGGAATAATTTTCGAAGAGGGCTCTCCCTTTGACCACGTGGGGATAATTGCAAGAGAAATGGGTATTCCTGCACTACGGGGTTACAGGTACTTTTGA
- a CDS encoding acyl-CoA thioesterase, whose product MITRTSFPVSYSEIDKMGIVHHSYYPKWFEIGRRDYMNKAGIPDSSIYSQGFYLPLCELECKFKSPAKYGDEIIVITVITFLSCVKVRFEYKVLNNRREEPIAVGNTVHAWTDKDIKPLNIEKAAPQIYTSFKGLVETGGINQYKGTIFIHKK is encoded by the coding sequence ATGATAACCAGAACTTCGTTTCCTGTCAGTTATTCTGAAATAGATAAAATGGGTATAGTACATCATTCTTATTACCCTAAATGGTTTGAAATCGGCAGAAGAGATTATATGAACAAAGCAGGAATTCCTGATTCAAGTATATATAGTCAGGGATTTTATCTTCCTCTTTGTGAGTTGGAATGTAAATTTAAAAGTCCTGCAAAATATGGTGATGAAATAATAGTTATTACAGTAATTACATTTTTATCCTGCGTAAAGGTAAGGTTTGAATACAAAGTACTAAACAATAGGAGAGAAGAGCCTATAGCGGTAGGAAATACTGTTCATGCGTGGACAGATAAAGATATCAAACCGCTAAATATAGAAAAGGCAGCACCACAAATATATACATCATTTAAGGGACTAGTGGAAACAGGCGGTATTAACCAATACAAAGGCACTATCTTTATTCATAAGAAATAA